A window from Gemmatimonadaceae bacterium encodes these proteins:
- a CDS encoding DUF885 family protein, whose product MTLRPGDEVDRFLQTLFTLRPVDATFIGHHTQDHRYPDWSPAGHEAATAAWASSREALRQALGARTDDEVLATGNAEDIDALLAISHCDVALAELRGPHVTRGNPSLASGEAAFAIIGLLTRDFLPASQRASWLMQRLRGLPGFLAGAMSTLREAPVPEAWRRRALREAAGLSRLLETGVPLWCQAMALEERTTRAVLEAAQVAGGGTHAFAHTLEQLRGSGQEVATCGEETLGVLLARGHWESRSLDDLWSDVTARFEVEQDRLGALVRSVCASDVSEVQARLAARHPSPEGYYEAFARSWDACRAASAHLVTWPNIPVSYVPIPAWTRMAAPDLYYLFYRSPAPLDAFPQPFEYVVTPIDGLDPAAVDRHLRACNDSVIKLNHVVHHGALGHHVQNWYAARAPYRIGRIAAADCASRIAMLQGGTKAEGWACYATDLMDEAGFLTADERVAEQHTRVRMLARALVDIELHTSRTTFENAVRCYAETVGMSGEAARAEVVKNSMFPGTAMMYWLGTQGIHDLRAVEAARAGAAFSLAGFHDRLLGHGSIPVAVSGRLMQRGSGRNAGF is encoded by the coding sequence ATGACTCTGCGACCCGGCGACGAGGTCGACCGATTCCTGCAGACGTTGTTCACGCTCCGCCCGGTGGACGCGACGTTCATCGGACATCACACGCAGGACCACCGCTATCCGGACTGGTCGCCAGCCGGGCACGAAGCGGCCACCGCGGCGTGGGCGAGTTCGCGTGAGGCCCTCAGGCAGGCGCTGGGCGCACGCACCGACGACGAGGTGCTCGCGACCGGGAACGCGGAAGACATCGACGCGTTGCTGGCGATCTCGCACTGCGACGTTGCCCTCGCGGAGTTGCGCGGTCCTCACGTGACTCGTGGCAATCCATCGTTGGCGTCCGGCGAAGCGGCGTTCGCGATCATTGGACTCCTGACGCGTGACTTCCTTCCCGCGTCGCAGCGGGCGTCGTGGCTGATGCAACGCCTGCGCGGCCTGCCGGGTTTCCTTGCCGGCGCCATGAGCACGCTGCGCGAGGCGCCGGTCCCTGAGGCGTGGCGTCGTCGTGCGTTGCGCGAGGCCGCGGGGCTGTCGCGACTCCTCGAGACCGGTGTTCCGCTCTGGTGCCAGGCGATGGCCCTCGAGGAGCGGACGACGCGCGCGGTCCTGGAGGCGGCGCAGGTCGCCGGCGGCGGCACTCACGCCTTCGCGCATACGCTCGAACAGCTGCGCGGGAGCGGGCAGGAGGTCGCGACCTGCGGAGAAGAGACACTCGGCGTTTTGCTGGCTCGCGGGCACTGGGAATCGCGATCCCTCGACGACCTCTGGTCGGATGTAACGGCGCGGTTCGAGGTCGAACAGGATCGACTGGGGGCGCTGGTGCGTTCGGTTTGTGCTTCGGACGTTTCGGAGGTACAGGCCCGGCTCGCCGCGCGGCATCCGTCGCCTGAGGGCTACTACGAGGCCTTCGCGCGAAGCTGGGACGCGTGCCGGGCCGCGTCGGCGCATCTGGTGACCTGGCCGAACATCCCCGTCTCGTACGTTCCGATCCCGGCGTGGACGCGCATGGCAGCGCCAGACCTGTATTACCTCTTCTACCGCTCGCCGGCCCCGCTCGATGCGTTCCCGCAACCGTTCGAGTACGTCGTCACGCCGATCGATGGGCTCGATCCGGCCGCGGTCGATCGACACCTTCGGGCGTGCAACGACTCCGTCATCAAGCTGAACCACGTCGTGCACCACGGCGCTCTCGGGCACCACGTCCAGAACTGGTATGCCGCGCGCGCGCCTTACCGGATCGGGCGCATTGCCGCCGCGGACTGCGCGAGCCGGATTGCGATGCTGCAGGGCGGCACGAAGGCTGAAGGGTGGGCGTGTTATGCAACGGACCTGATGGATGAAGCGGGCTTTCTGACAGCCGATGAGCGGGTGGCCGAGCAACACACGCGCGTGCGCATGCTGGCGCGAGCCCTGGTGGACATCGAGCTTCACACCAGCCGGACGACGTTCGAGAATGCGGTTCGGTGTTACGCCGAGACGGTGGGCATGTCGGGCGAAGCGGCGCGTGCCGAGGTGGTGAAGAACTCGATGTTTCCGGGCACGGCGATGATGTATTGGCTCGGCACGCAGGGCATCCACGACCTGCGCGCGGTGGAAGCAGCGCGCGCGGGGGCGGCATTTTCGCTGGCGGGGTTCCATGATCGTTTGCTGGGGCACGGGTCGATTCCGGTCGCGGTGTCGGGCCGTCTCATGCAGCGGGGGTCAGGGCGGAATGCGGGTTTCTGA
- a CDS encoding peptide ABC transporter substrate-binding protein has translation MLRAAHARWRPALRRAARTLALLSPFLLGSCGGEGRTRGAAASNALLVVGYDREPDTLNRFSTHILEDVQTCVIEGLVTNDEHMNIVPVLAASIPTLENGGVVMRPDGGMDVTWKLRPGVRWHDGVPFTSADVKFTVDAINSPDYNPESTDGFDRISSVDTPDSLTAIVHYREPYAPYQLQFVRGALPRHVLEGKDIDRATEYNRAPLGTGPYRVAEWKTGEYILLERVPNYWRGSAFPKIERIQFKFIPNTTTRVNQLASGEAHVVALVPWDKYRELATIPGLTVHRMPGNSYEHITLNQRQVPAFRDVRVRRALTHAIDRELIARTILDSLAPVVHGAIQPVSWAFTDSVQHYPFDPARARTLLDSAGWTDADGDGIREREGVRLGFTLLTQAGFAIRESVSQAVQRMLRDVGADVKIQLVDGTAISSLWFEGKFDAMLHWWHMPADPEITLFFASDRTPPAGRNINYVADSTLDRLMYASDREIDQARRRAILVRVQQRLAELAPEIPLYNVTRLDGVPAALRNFKGNPTNTGVFWNVWEWDVGTGPTAPQG, from the coding sequence GTGCTTCGCGCAGCCCACGCGCGCTGGCGCCCTGCCCTTCGTCGGGCAGCACGCACGCTCGCCCTGCTCAGTCCGTTCCTCCTGGGCAGCTGCGGCGGTGAGGGCAGAACGCGCGGTGCCGCCGCCTCCAACGCGCTGCTCGTGGTCGGGTACGATCGCGAACCCGACACGCTCAATCGCTTCAGCACGCATATCCTCGAAGACGTCCAGACCTGCGTCATCGAGGGCCTCGTCACCAACGACGAGCACATGAACATCGTCCCCGTGCTCGCGGCCTCGATCCCCACGCTCGAGAACGGCGGGGTCGTCATGCGCCCGGACGGCGGCATGGACGTCACGTGGAAGCTCAGGCCCGGCGTGCGTTGGCACGACGGCGTCCCCTTCACCTCGGCGGACGTCAAGTTCACCGTCGACGCCATCAACTCGCCGGACTACAACCCCGAGAGCACCGACGGATTCGATCGCATCAGCTCCGTCGACACTCCCGACTCGCTCACCGCGATCGTGCACTATCGGGAGCCCTACGCGCCCTATCAGTTGCAGTTCGTGCGCGGCGCGCTCCCCAGGCACGTGCTGGAAGGCAAGGACATCGATCGGGCCACCGAATACAACCGTGCGCCCCTGGGCACCGGACCCTATCGCGTCGCCGAGTGGAAGACGGGCGAATACATCCTGCTCGAGCGCGTCCCGAACTACTGGCGCGGGAGCGCGTTCCCGAAGATCGAGCGCATCCAGTTCAAGTTCATCCCGAACACGACGACCCGCGTGAACCAGCTCGCGAGCGGCGAGGCTCATGTGGTGGCGCTCGTGCCGTGGGACAAGTATCGCGAACTCGCGACCATCCCCGGACTCACCGTGCACCGGATGCCGGGGAACTCGTACGAACACATCACGCTCAACCAGCGTCAGGTGCCCGCGTTCCGCGATGTGCGCGTGCGCCGCGCACTCACACACGCGATCGACCGCGAGCTGATCGCAAGGACGATCCTCGACTCGCTGGCCCCGGTGGTCCACGGCGCCATCCAGCCCGTTTCCTGGGCCTTCACCGACAGCGTGCAGCACTACCCGTTCGACCCGGCCCGGGCCCGCACGCTCCTCGACTCCGCCGGGTGGACCGACGCTGATGGAGATGGCATCCGCGAGCGCGAAGGCGTGCGACTCGGGTTCACGCTCCTCACGCAGGCGGGCTTTGCGATCCGCGAGAGCGTCTCGCAGGCCGTGCAGCGGATGCTGCGGGACGTCGGAGCGGACGTGAAGATTCAGCTGGTCGACGGGACGGCGATCTCGTCGCTCTGGTTCGAGGGCAAGTTCGACGCGATGCTGCATTGGTGGCACATGCCGGCCGATCCGGAGATCACGCTGTTCTTCGCGTCCGATCGCACCCCGCCCGCCGGGCGCAACATCAACTACGTCGCCGACAGCACGCTCGACCGGCTCATGTACGCCAGCGATCGCGAGATCGACCAGGCAAGGCGGCGGGCGATCCTCGTGCGCGTCCAGCAGCGTCTCGCCGAGCTGGCGCCGGAGATCCCGCTGTACAACGTGACGCGACTCGACGGCGTTCCCGCGGCGCTGCGCAACTTCAAGGGCAACCCGACCAACACCGGCGTGTTCTGGAACGTGTGGGAGTGGGACGTGGGCACAGGTCCGACGGCGCCGCAGGGATGA